A part of Onthophagus taurus isolate NC chromosome 7, IU_Otau_3.0, whole genome shotgun sequence genomic DNA contains:
- the LOC111414680 gene encoding probable maleylacetoacetate isomerase 2: MSVIGKPILYSYWRSSCSWRVRIALNLKEIPYEIKPVSLIKSGGEQHSNEYREVNPMEQVPALHIDGHTLVESLNILHYLEESRPQRPLMPHDVIKRSKVREICEVIASGIQPLQNLIVLIHVGEEKKNEWAQHWITRGFRAVEKLLSSSAGKYCVGDDVTLADCCLIPQVFNARRFHVDLRPFPIILRIDRELENHPAFRAAHPSSQPDCPPEATK; encoded by the exons ATGTCAGTAATTGGAAAG ccAATTTTATATTCGTATTGGAGAAGTTCTTGTAGTTGGAGAGTAAGAAttgctttaaatttaaaagaaatcccATACGAGATTAAACCTGtctcattaataaaatcggGTGGAGAACAACATTCAAATGAATATCGTGAGGTAAATCCAATGGAACAAGTCCCAGCTTTACACATCGATGGGCACACTTTGGTTGAATCCTTAAACATCCTTCATTACCTGGAAGAATCCCGCCCTCAACGACCATTAATGCCACACGACGTCATAAAAAGATCGAAGGTACGTGAAATATGCGAAGTGATAGCTTCTGGAATCCAACCCCTCCAAAACTTGATAGTTTTGATACACGTGGGGGAAGAAAAGAAGAACGAATGGGCCCAACATTGGATCACCAGGGGATTTAGGGCTGTGGAAAAATTGCTTTCGAGTAGTGCGGGGAAGTATTGTGTTGGAGATGATGTTACTTTAGCCGATTGCTGTTTGATTCCGCAAGTTTTTAATGCGAGGAGGTTTCATGTGGATTTGAGACCGTTTCCTATTATTCTTAGGATCGATAGAGAATTGGAAAATCATCCGGCGTTCCGAGCTGCTCATCCAAGCAGCCAACCTGATTGTCCTCCAGAAGCAacgaagtaa